From Acidobacteriota bacterium, a single genomic window includes:
- a CDS encoding chloride channel protein: MAPEGGGRLTRRLAAELARSRRRLVIRARASLRGERGLYFVLFVAVGAIAGFAGAGFRWLARGFQTLYFGQSGSMIDAAAHLPWYMRIAMPAGGALLAGLIVRYLLHGAKGEGISEIMETVILKQRNLTLRSTILKPLGSLFLMGGGGSVGREGPILSLAGAIATGIAHLLRLTPARRNILIGCGVAGGMAAVYNAPLGSSLFVMEIIIGNFAMDVFGPLVAASVMATLVARALSEPGPLYSIPAFMPASVTEYFILGLLGIPCAFVGNLFTLGIERIGDLLKRLPMHGVAKLTLGGALVGAMGIWLPHVWGNGYDGVLGALNGHYALALLAAICVGKLVATAVTIGSGGMGGVMTPTLLVGAAFGGVVGTVLHQAAPALTSESGAYALVAMAGVLAATTQAPIMATFLIFEMSQDYAMLLPIGVCAAVSALVARRFKKESVYAEKLARKGVDLDAAIEESALQAIRVEDVLWPDPPTILPELPARAVMETFLKSRRHLMHVVDASGHYYGLIAIQDMLATSEDPVLGTIVLAADLAREMPSVSPEDPVSKIMERFWFQEYGELPVLKGGTAPRFVGVVTRRDILGAFDREVLRRRILSARYRMGTRPAASVLPLVGDYGVEEVTVPASLLGRTLAELDLPAAYQLTAIALKRGTASDPEEIIPPPPGHPFETGDRLVVMGKKRDIARLARQ; the protein is encoded by the coding sequence ATGGCGCCTGAAGGAGGCGGGCGCCTGACGCGGCGGCTGGCCGCCGAGCTCGCCCGGAGCCGGCGCCGCCTCGTGATCCGGGCGCGCGCCTCGCTCCGCGGAGAGCGCGGCCTCTACTTCGTTCTCTTCGTCGCCGTCGGCGCGATCGCGGGATTCGCGGGCGCCGGCTTCCGCTGGCTCGCGAGAGGCTTCCAGACCCTCTACTTCGGCCAGTCGGGCTCCATGATCGACGCGGCCGCGCACCTCCCCTGGTACATGCGGATCGCGATGCCCGCGGGAGGCGCCCTTCTCGCCGGGCTCATCGTCCGCTATCTCCTCCACGGCGCGAAGGGAGAGGGGATCTCCGAGATCATGGAGACCGTCATCCTCAAGCAGCGGAACCTCACGCTGCGCTCGACGATTCTCAAGCCGCTCGGCTCCCTCTTCCTGATGGGCGGCGGCGGCTCGGTCGGCCGCGAGGGGCCCATCCTCTCTCTCGCCGGCGCCATCGCGACGGGCATCGCGCACCTGCTTCGGCTCACGCCGGCGCGCCGCAACATCCTGATCGGGTGCGGCGTGGCGGGGGGGATGGCCGCGGTCTACAACGCGCCGCTCGGCTCCTCGCTGTTCGTGATGGAGATCATCATCGGGAACTTCGCGATGGACGTCTTCGGGCCGCTCGTCGCCGCCTCGGTCATGGCGACCCTCGTCGCGCGCGCCCTCAGCGAGCCGGGGCCGCTCTACAGCATCCCCGCCTTCATGCCCGCGAGCGTGACGGAGTACTTCATCCTCGGCCTTCTCGGAATTCCGTGCGCTTTCGTCGGCAACCTCTTCACGCTCGGGATCGAGCGCATCGGCGATCTCCTGAAGCGGCTGCCGATGCACGGCGTCGCGAAGCTGACGCTCGGGGGCGCCCTCGTCGGCGCCATGGGGATCTGGCTTCCGCACGTCTGGGGGAACGGGTACGACGGCGTGCTCGGCGCGCTGAACGGGCACTACGCGCTCGCGCTCCTCGCCGCGATCTGCGTCGGCAAGCTCGTCGCCACGGCCGTGACGATCGGCTCGGGAGGGATGGGCGGCGTGATGACGCCGACCCTCCTCGTCGGGGCGGCTTTCGGGGGCGTCGTCGGAACGGTGCTGCACCAGGCGGCCCCGGCGCTCACGTCGGAGTCGGGGGCCTACGCGCTCGTGGCGATGGCGGGGGTCCTCGCGGCGACGACGCAGGCCCCGATCATGGCCACGTTCCTCATCTTCGAGATGAGCCAGGACTACGCGATGCTCCTGCCGATCGGCGTCTGCGCCGCGGTGTCGGCCCTCGTGGCGCGCCGCTTCAAGAAGGAGTCCGTCTACGCCGAGAAGCTCGCGCGGAAGGGAGTCGACCTCGACGCGGCGATCGAGGAATCGGCGCTGCAGGCGATCCGCGTGGAGGACGTCCTCTGGCCCGATCCGCCGACGATCCTTCCCGAGCTCCCCGCGCGCGCGGTGATGGAGACGTTCCTCAAGAGCCGACGGCACCTGATGCACGTCGTGGACGCGTCGGGCCACTACTACGGGCTGATCGCGATCCAGGACATGCTCGCGACGAGCGAGGACCCCGTGCTCGGCACGATCGTGCTCGCCGCGGATCTGGCCCGCGAGATGCCCTCCGTCAGCCCCGAGGATCCCGTGTCGAAGATCATGGAGCGCTTCTGGTTCCAGGAGTACGGCGAGCTGCCGGTGCTGAAGGGAGGGACGGCGCCGCGATTCGTCGGAGTTGTGACGCGGCGCGACATCCTCGGCGCCTTCGACCGCGAGGTGCTGCGCCGGCGGATTCTTTCGGCGCGGTACAGGATGGGGACGCGCCCCGCCGCGTCCGTGCTTCCGCTCGTCGGGGACTACGGCGTCGAGGAGGTCACCGTCCCTGCGAGCCTCCTCGGGCGCACGCTGGCCGAGCTCGATCTCCCGGCGGCCTACCAGCTCACCGCCATCGCGCTGAAGCGGGGAACGGCCTCAGACCCGGAGGAGATCATCCCTCCCCCGCCCGGCCACCCCTTCGAGACCGGCGACCGGCTCGTCGTGATGGGGAAAAAGCGCGACATCGCGCGCCTCGCGAGACAGTAG